Proteins found in one Arachis stenosperma cultivar V10309 chromosome 8, arast.V10309.gnm1.PFL2, whole genome shotgun sequence genomic segment:
- the LOC130944933 gene encoding low affinity inorganic phosphate transporter 4-like, with protein MSSLAVLEALDSARMQWYHVTAIVIAGMGFFTDAYDLFCISTVSKLLGRLYYFDPQSPKPGKLPTTVNNFVIGVALFGTLTGQLVFGWLGDKLGRKKVYGITLIIMVFCAIGSGLSFGLTAKSVMTSLCFFRFWLGFGIGGDYPLSATIMSEYANKRTRGAFIAAVFAMQGVGIIFAGLISVIISALFLHNYPAPSYNTNPALSTQPEGDFLWRIVLMIGAVPAMLTFYWRMRMPETGRYTALIEGNAKQAATDMARVLDIEILAEQEKIAQFKSMNQYPLWSNEFFRRHGRHLIGTMSTWFLLDIAFYSQNLTQKDIFPAMGMIPHEVNMNAIEEVMKTSRAMFFIAFFGTFPGYWFTVVFIEIIGRFKIQLMGFFMMSVFMFIMGVKYEYLKEESKILFALLYGLTFFFANFGPNSTTFVLPAELFPTRVRSTCHALSAAAGKAGAMVGSFGIQSYTVKGDLHQISRAMKILALTNFLGFLCTFLVTETKGRSLEEISGEDGRESDLTQSTIMTMENEK; from the exons ATGTCATCACTAGCGGTGCTTGAAGCACTGGACTCGGCAAGAATGCAATGGTACCATGTAACCGCCATAGTGATCGCCGGGATGGGGTTCTTCACGGATGCCTACGACCTCTTCTGCATCTCCACCGTCTCCAAACTCTTGGGACGATTGTACTACTTCGACCCACAATCACCGAAACCGGGAAAGCTTCCAACAACGGTGAACAACTTTGTGATCGGGGTGGCGCTATTTGGAACCCTCACAGGGCAGTTAGTGTTTGGTTGGTTGGGTGACAAGCTGGGACGTAAGAAGGTGTACGGTATAACCCTCATCATTATGGTTTTCTGCGCCATCGGCTCCGGTCTCTCCTTTGGTCTTACCGCCAAGTCCGTCATGACCTCGCTCTGCTTCTTCAG GTTTTGGCTAGGGTTTGGCATAGGTGGAGACTATCCTCTTTCTGCGACGATAATGTCCGAATACGCCAACAAAAGGACACGTGGCGCTTTCATTGCGGCGGTGTTCGCCATGCAAGGCGTGGGGATCATTTTCGCCGGTCTAATATCGGTGATCATCTCGGCTCTCTTCTTGCACAACTACCCTGCTCCGTCGTACAACACGAACCCCGCACTCTCGACGCAACCGGAAGGCGATTTTCTATGGCGTATCGTGCTCATGATCGGTGCAGTTCCCGCAATGCTAACATTCTACTGGAGGATGAGGATGCCGGAAACCGGTCGCTACACGGCCTTGATCGAAGGGAACGCCAAGCAAGCCGCCACGGACATGGCTAGGGTTTTGGACATCGAGATTCTTGCAGAACAAGAAAAGATAGCTCAGTTCAAATCAATGAACCAATACCCTCTCTGGTCCAACGAGTTCTTTCGGAGACATGGCCGCCACCTCATCGGAACCATGAGCACGTGGTTCTTGCTGGACATAGCTTTCTACTCTCAGAACCTTACTCAGAAGGATATCTTCCCTGCCATGGGAATGATTCCCCATGAGGTCAACATGAACGCCATTGAAGAAGTTATGAAAACTTCACgcgctatgttcttcattgctTTCTTCGGAACCTTCCCTGGCTACTGGTTCACCGTTGTCTTCATTGAGATTATAGGAAGATTCAAGATCCAACTCATGGGTTTCTTCATGATGTCGGTTTTCATGTTCATAATGGGTGTCAAGTACGAATACCTCAAAGAAGAGAGCAAGATATTGTTTGCTCTTCTTTACGGATTGACGTTCTTCTTTGCGAATTTCGGACCCAACAGCACGACGTTCGTGCTGCCGGCCGAGCTTTTTCCGACGCGTGTGAGGTCCACGTGTCATGCGCTGAGCGCCGCGGCGGGAAAAGCCGGTGCAATGGTGGGATCATTTGGGATACAAAGTTATACGGTGAAGGGTGACTTGCATCAGATAAGTCGCGCCATGAAGATTCTGGCGCTGACAAACTTTTTGGGATTCTTGTGTACTTTCTTGGTCACCGAAACGAAGGGGCGGTCCTTGGAGGAGATCTCCGGCGAAGATGGTAGAGAGAGCGATCTCACTCAGTCCACAATTATGACCAtggaaaatgaaaaataa